In Streptomyces sp. NBC_00704, a genomic segment contains:
- a CDS encoding sugar ABC transporter substrate-binding protein, with protein sequence MRNHRRTLITAVAAVGALTALAACGNGSDSSASGSGKAAGGTYTFWDPYPQFDASSDWGKLVTKCGSDAGVTIKRTGMDTSDLGNKALLAAQQGNAPDVMLVDNPVVSTLVEAGILNKMDDLGIATTSIQKNIIGAGTLHGYPYGVPIGANTLALYYNKKVLSAAHVDPASLTNWAALSEALKKVKAAGKKGITFSAINTEEGSFQFLPWFWGSGADLTKLDSDKGVAALSLWKQWVDEGYAPKDVLQNTQTTSWQEFATGEYAFGENGTWQLGNAEKTGFDYGVVSIPGQDGGAAPVPTGGEFVTVPVQKDTSRYDVTKKIVTCLTSDANLLPTDTTLAYVAPVTAVQAQQVKADPKLKPWVAAVAAARGRTSDGLGTRYPTISQPLWTAVQAALSGGQSPQAALDAAQKAADKGNG encoded by the coding sequence GTGAGAAACCACCGCCGTACCCTCATCACCGCCGTCGCCGCCGTCGGCGCGCTCACCGCACTCGCCGCCTGCGGCAACGGTTCCGACTCCTCGGCCTCCGGGTCCGGCAAGGCCGCCGGCGGGACGTACACCTTCTGGGACCCGTACCCGCAGTTCGACGCCTCCTCCGACTGGGGCAAGCTCGTCACCAAGTGCGGCAGCGACGCCGGGGTCACGATCAAGCGGACCGGCATGGACACCTCGGACCTGGGCAACAAGGCGCTGCTCGCCGCCCAGCAGGGCAACGCCCCCGACGTGATGCTCGTCGACAACCCGGTCGTGTCCACGCTGGTGGAGGCGGGGATCCTCAACAAGATGGACGACCTGGGCATCGCCACCACGTCGATCCAGAAGAACATCATCGGGGCCGGCACCCTGCACGGCTATCCGTACGGTGTGCCGATCGGCGCCAACACCCTCGCCCTCTACTACAACAAGAAGGTCCTGTCCGCCGCCCACGTCGACCCCGCCTCACTCACCAACTGGGCTGCGCTGTCGGAGGCGTTGAAGAAGGTCAAGGCCGCCGGGAAGAAGGGCATCACCTTCTCGGCGATCAACACCGAGGAGGGCAGCTTCCAGTTCCTGCCCTGGTTCTGGGGCTCGGGCGCCGACCTCACGAAGCTCGACTCCGACAAGGGCGTCGCCGCGCTGTCCCTGTGGAAGCAGTGGGTCGACGAGGGCTACGCGCCCAAGGACGTCCTGCAGAACACTCAGACCACCAGCTGGCAGGAGTTCGCCACCGGCGAGTACGCGTTCGGCGAGAACGGCACCTGGCAGCTCGGCAACGCCGAGAAGACCGGATTCGACTACGGCGTCGTCAGCATCCCCGGGCAGGACGGCGGCGCGGCTCCGGTGCCCACCGGCGGTGAGTTCGTCACCGTCCCGGTGCAGAAGGACACCTCGCGCTACGACGTCACCAAGAAGATCGTCACCTGTCTCACCAGCGACGCGAACCTGCTGCCCACCGACACGACCCTCGCCTACGTCGCCCCCGTCACCGCGGTGCAGGCCCAGCAGGTCAAGGCCGACCCGAAGCTGAAGCCGTGGGTGGCCGCGGTGGCCGCCGCGCGCGGTCGCACCAGCGACGGTCTGGGCACCCGGTACCCGACCATCTCGCAGCCGCTGTGGACCGCCGTCCAGGCCGCGCTGTCCGGCGGTCAGAGCCCGCAGGCCGCGCTCGACGCCGCACAGAAGGCCGCCGACAAGGGCAACGGCTGA
- a CDS encoding carbohydrate ABC transporter permease, whose amino-acid sequence MTIARVDRRSQRRPVTSGATGAADPTDASALRRRQRRGSRLTALAFLAPLAVYLAAFYVYPLYRNLDLSLRDYTVRSFVAGDAPFSGLDNFRTVLDDPTFGPALRHTMVFTFVSIAFQYVAGLALAVFFNRHFRLAGTLRALFLIPWLLPLIVSASTWSWMFNSESGVLDYALHLVGVAPVDWLNSPDWALSSVIIANIWIGIPFNLVILYSGLQNIPGELYEAASLDGASAWQQFRRITFPLLRPVSAITLLLGLVYTLKVFDLIWIMTKGGPGDASSTLATWSYQLGFGTLLPKFGPGAAVGNILILIALVFGLLYVRVQRRQEA is encoded by the coding sequence ATGACCATCGCCCGCGTCGACCGCCGCTCGCAGCGGCGCCCGGTCACATCCGGGGCGACCGGCGCAGCCGACCCGACGGACGCATCGGCACTCCGGCGCCGCCAGCGGCGCGGAAGCCGGCTGACCGCACTGGCGTTCCTCGCGCCGCTGGCCGTCTACCTCGCCGCGTTCTACGTCTATCCCCTGTACCGCAACCTCGATCTGAGCCTGCGCGACTACACGGTCCGGTCGTTCGTCGCGGGTGACGCGCCCTTCTCGGGGCTGGACAACTTCCGGACCGTCCTGGACGATCCCACGTTCGGTCCGGCGCTGCGTCACACGATGGTCTTCACGTTCGTGTCGATCGCCTTCCAGTACGTGGCCGGGCTCGCCCTGGCGGTGTTCTTCAACCGCCACTTCCGGCTGGCCGGCACCCTCAGGGCGCTGTTCCTGATCCCGTGGCTGCTGCCGTTGATCGTGTCGGCGTCGACCTGGTCGTGGATGTTCAACAGCGAGTCCGGTGTCCTCGACTACGCCCTGCACCTCGTGGGCGTGGCCCCGGTCGACTGGCTGAACTCGCCCGACTGGGCGCTGAGTTCGGTCATCATCGCGAACATCTGGATCGGCATCCCGTTCAACCTGGTCATCCTCTACAGCGGGTTGCAGAACATCCCCGGCGAGCTGTACGAGGCGGCCTCGCTGGACGGGGCGAGCGCCTGGCAGCAGTTCCGGCGCATCACCTTCCCGCTGCTGCGGCCGGTGTCGGCGATCACCCTGCTGCTGGGGCTCGTCTACACGCTGAAGGTCTTCGACCTGATCTGGATCATGACCAAGGGCGGACCGGGAGACGCCTCGTCGACCCTGGCGACCTGGTCGTACCAGCTCGGTTTCGGCACGTTGCTGCCCAAGTTCGGGCCGGGTGCGGCGGTCGGCAACATCCTCATCCTCATCGCCCTCGTCTTCGGTCTGCTGTACGTCCGTGTCCAGAGGAGGCAGGAAGCATGA
- a CDS encoding carbohydrate ABC transporter permease, translating to MTVRKGSRRYTVIGIVLTALMLFPVYWMINVSLTPQQDMRKSPPDLLPLHPTFEGYRAVVDDQMPYLGTSLLIGLGTVALTLVLAAPAGFALAKLRPFGGGILGLVLLIAQMIPGIVMAMGFYGVFLDLGLLNSWWGLIIADSTIAVPFGVMIFTAFMSGIPGELIAAARIDGAGTWRTFRSIVLPVSRNAIVTVSLFSFLWAWSDFVFANTLDGGGEWRPITLGIYHYIGNNNQEWNAIMATAVVASLPAAVLLVLAQRYVAAGVTAGAVKD from the coding sequence ATGACCGTCCGCAAGGGTTCCCGCCGTTACACCGTCATCGGGATCGTCCTCACCGCGCTGATGCTGTTCCCGGTGTACTGGATGATCAACGTGTCCCTCACGCCGCAGCAGGACATGCGCAAGAGTCCACCCGACCTGCTGCCGCTGCACCCCACGTTCGAGGGCTACCGCGCCGTCGTCGACGACCAGATGCCCTACCTCGGCACCAGCCTGCTGATCGGTCTGGGCACGGTGGCCCTCACTCTGGTCCTCGCCGCGCCGGCCGGCTTCGCCCTGGCCAAGCTCCGGCCCTTCGGCGGGGGGATCCTGGGTCTGGTGCTGCTGATCGCCCAGATGATCCCCGGCATCGTCATGGCGATGGGCTTCTACGGCGTCTTCCTGGACCTCGGTCTGCTCAACTCCTGGTGGGGCCTGATCATCGCCGACTCGACGATCGCGGTGCCGTTCGGCGTCATGATCTTCACGGCGTTCATGTCGGGCATCCCCGGCGAACTCATCGCCGCGGCCCGCATCGACGGAGCGGGCACCTGGCGCACCTTCCGGTCAATCGTCCTGCCGGTGAGCCGCAACGCGATCGTCACCGTCTCGCTCTTCAGCTTCCTGTGGGCCTGGTCCGACTTCGTCTTCGCCAACACCCTCGACGGCGGCGGCGAATGGCGGCCGATCACCCTCGGCATCTACCACTACATCGGCAACAACAACCAGGAGTGGAACGCGATCATGGCGACCGCCGTCGTCGCGTCCCTGCCCGCGGCCGTGCTGCTCGTCCTCGCCCAGCGCTATGTGGCCGCGGGCGTGACGGCGGGCGCGGTCAAGGACTGA
- a CDS encoding RICIN domain-containing protein, with product MSYLSPQHHRRAVLGRATAAALATTLAATAVALTGASAQAAPTSSTTLVVNANQTLRPVTHVGTGSLYGLADDTTPPDSLVQALKPNTFVQMAPGGSQLPNGEPRPAGDALVVAPKAARAGAKVVARMPDWYPDFPYKWVSMSDWLSAVDQQIAAVKASSATNISAWAIWNEPDLNWDTAHAGPFDTAWNLTYKEIRSKDSTTPIQGPSFSSYTHAKMQTFLQDAIANNAVPDVVAWHELQTSANIAVHIADYRALESSLGISPRPIDIEEYGTPDEMGNSGALIGYAAKFERAGVRDAELAFWNHYGTLGDTLTDTGGSPNGSYWTYKWYGDMSGNMLVTTPPAQTGIDGIASLNGAGNQISVVAGGCSGSCAVTVNGLTSLSAFGSTVHVKLEYSPNTGRLTASPGPITVSEANYTVSGGSITVPVTMNAADGYHLVITPSGTNTSLAGRYQITNKNSGLALDTSGAGTAQGTAVVQSTSTTATDQNWTLTAAGSGLYKIVNQKSGLLLGITNAGTADGGTALIWGDNGTADHLWQVIPARDGYYKIANYNSGRLLGVTGMSTSSGAQVIQWSDNGTADHLWKLTSR from the coding sequence ATGTCGTACCTGAGCCCCCAGCACCACCGCAGAGCAGTCCTCGGCCGCGCCACGGCCGCCGCGCTCGCGACGACCCTGGCCGCAACCGCCGTCGCCCTGACGGGCGCCTCCGCCCAGGCCGCCCCCACCTCCTCCACCACCCTGGTCGTCAACGCCAACCAGACTCTGCGCCCGGTCACGCACGTCGGCACGGGCAGCCTCTACGGCCTCGCCGACGACACCACCCCCCCGGACAGCCTGGTCCAGGCGCTGAAGCCGAACACGTTCGTGCAGATGGCGCCCGGCGGCTCCCAGTTGCCCAACGGCGAGCCCCGGCCGGCCGGCGACGCCCTGGTCGTCGCGCCGAAGGCGGCCCGCGCCGGCGCGAAGGTGGTCGCCCGGATGCCGGACTGGTACCCGGACTTCCCCTACAAGTGGGTCAGCATGAGCGACTGGCTGTCCGCCGTGGACCAGCAGATCGCGGCCGTGAAGGCCTCCAGCGCCACGAACATCTCCGCCTGGGCCATCTGGAACGAACCCGACCTGAACTGGGACACCGCCCACGCCGGCCCCTTCGACACCGCCTGGAACCTGACGTACAAGGAGATCCGCTCCAAGGACTCCACCACCCCCATCCAGGGCCCCAGCTTCAGCTCCTACACCCACGCCAAGATGCAGACGTTCCTCCAGGACGCCATCGCCAACAACGCCGTGCCCGACGTCGTCGCCTGGCACGAGCTCCAGACCAGCGCGAACATCGCCGTCCACATCGCCGACTACCGCGCCCTGGAGTCGAGCCTCGGCATCAGCCCGCGCCCCATCGACATCGAGGAGTACGGCACCCCCGACGAGATGGGCAACAGCGGCGCGCTCATCGGCTACGCCGCCAAGTTCGAGCGGGCCGGAGTGCGCGACGCGGAACTCGCCTTCTGGAACCACTACGGCACCCTCGGCGACACCCTCACCGACACCGGCGGCTCCCCCAACGGCTCGTACTGGACCTACAAGTGGTACGGCGACATGTCCGGCAACATGCTGGTCACCACGCCTCCCGCCCAGACCGGCATCGACGGCATCGCCTCCCTCAACGGCGCGGGCAACCAGATCAGCGTCGTCGCCGGCGGGTGCAGCGGCTCCTGCGCCGTGACCGTCAACGGCCTGACGTCCCTGTCGGCCTTCGGGTCCACGGTGCACGTGAAGCTGGAGTACAGCCCGAACACCGGCCGCCTCACCGCCTCCCCCGGCCCGATCACCGTCTCCGAGGCGAACTACACCGTCTCGGGCGGCTCGATCACCGTGCCCGTCACCATGAACGCCGCCGACGGCTACCACCTGGTGATCACCCCGAGCGGCACGAACACCTCGCTGGCCGGGCGCTACCAGATCACCAACAAGAACAGCGGACTCGCCCTGGACACCAGCGGGGCGGGCACCGCACAGGGCACCGCCGTCGTGCAGTCCACGTCCACCACCGCCACCGACCAGAACTGGACCCTGACCGCCGCCGGTTCGGGCCTCTACAAGATCGTCAACCAGAAGAGCGGCCTGCTGCTCGGCATCACCAACGCGGGCACCGCTGACGGCGGCACCGCGCTCATCTGGGGCGACAACGGCACCGCCGACCACCTCTGGCAGGTCATCCCGGCCCGTGACGGCTACTACAAGATCGCCAACTACAACAGCGGCCGGCTGCTCGGCGTGACGGGGATGAGCACGTCCTCCGGCGCCCAGGTCATCCAGTGGAGCGACAACGGCACCGCCGACCACCTCTGGAAGCTCACCTCCCGCTGA
- a CDS encoding PucR family transcriptional regulator: MSHAIRRASELALDETTVTALRSALGSTADEIVQAIIDEVPSYANALSGSMGGTIRRAVRTALGHYLDLASGNATGGDGGDAAYELGRGEVRDGRSMDALLSAYRVGARVAWRCLAAGAVPAGLPAAEVAKFAELTFAYIDELSAASAAGHADELAARGRAQERHLEHLARDLLAGASPDVLLASAQRAGWQPPVSLTAVLLPAAQARPAYRALDPSTLVLDDLPDATGVLFVPDADRSHLLRQLTDRTAVAGPARPWTRASASYARALRARSLSSGIRDTEDHLPELVLSADMDAFADLRARALAPLRTVPAATAARLEETLRAWLLHQGRRDEVAAALFVHPQTVRYRMSQLRELFPDLASPHRVLELTLAVGLRPG, translated from the coding sequence GTGAGTCATGCAATCCGGAGGGCCAGCGAGCTGGCTCTCGACGAGACGACGGTGACCGCACTGCGGTCCGCGCTGGGCAGCACCGCCGACGAGATCGTCCAGGCGATCATCGACGAGGTCCCCTCCTACGCCAACGCCCTTTCGGGCAGCATGGGCGGCACCATCCGCCGGGCCGTGCGCACCGCTCTGGGGCACTACCTGGACCTCGCGAGCGGGAACGCCACGGGCGGCGACGGCGGTGACGCGGCTTACGAGCTGGGCCGCGGCGAGGTGCGCGACGGCCGCTCGATGGACGCCCTGCTCAGCGCCTACCGCGTGGGCGCGCGCGTGGCGTGGCGGTGCCTGGCGGCGGGGGCGGTGCCGGCGGGTCTGCCCGCCGCCGAGGTCGCCAAGTTCGCCGAGCTGACCTTCGCCTACATCGACGAGCTGTCCGCCGCGAGCGCCGCGGGCCACGCCGACGAACTGGCCGCCCGGGGCCGGGCCCAGGAGCGCCATCTGGAACACCTGGCCCGCGACCTCCTCGCCGGCGCGAGCCCGGACGTGCTGCTGGCCTCGGCCCAGCGGGCCGGGTGGCAGCCCCCCGTCTCGCTGACCGCGGTCCTGCTGCCCGCCGCCCAGGCGCGGCCCGCCTACCGGGCGCTCGACCCGAGCACCCTCGTCCTCGACGACCTGCCGGACGCCACCGGTGTGCTGTTCGTCCCCGATGCCGACCGCTCACACCTGCTGCGGCAGCTGACCGACCGCACCGCCGTGGCCGGCCCGGCCCGGCCGTGGACCCGCGCGTCCGCCTCCTACGCACGAGCGCTGCGCGCGCGTTCCCTCTCCTCGGGGATCCGCGACACCGAGGACCATCTGCCCGAGCTGGTGCTGAGCGCCGACATGGACGCCTTCGCGGACCTGCGTGCCCGGGCTCTCGCACCGCTGCGGACCGTGCCCGCCGCGACCGCGGCGCGGCTGGAGGAGACGCTGCGGGCGTGGCTGCTGCACCAGGGCAGACGGGACGAGGTGGCGGCGGCGCTGTTCGTCCACCCGCAGACCGTCCGGTACCGGATGTCGCAGCTGCGGGAGCTCTTCCCGGATCTCGCGTCGCCGCACCGGGTCCTCGAACTGACGCTGGCGGTCGGCCTCCGGCCCGGCTGA
- a CDS encoding ferredoxin reductase, translating to MTSTALRSRAWKLLEMVTTPLLPSDYLDLVSPLRAGADLRGRIEAVRPETADAATVVIRPGRGWRGHTAGQYVRIGVDVDGVRLWRAYSLTSPTDRRDGRVTITVKAIPDGKVSNHLVRRATPGTLIHLDQATGDFVLPRARPAKVLYLTAGSGITPVMGMLRDSGLDDVVLVHSAPRPQDVIFRDELHRMVADGKLRLTEVHSDTDGMLDVTRLEELVPDWAERETWACGPAGLLDAAEKHWSEHGVPERLHTERFRPGVVVAGDGGEVTFSVTGRTADAGGATPLLDVGEQAGVLMPSGCRMGICFGCLTPLKAGAVRDLRTGEITEAEPGVLIQTCVSAAAGPCDIER from the coding sequence ATGACGAGTACAGCCCTCCGCAGCAGGGCGTGGAAACTGCTGGAGATGGTCACGACGCCGCTCCTGCCGTCGGACTACCTGGACCTGGTCAGCCCGCTGCGTGCCGGCGCCGACCTGCGCGGCCGTATCGAGGCCGTGCGCCCCGAGACGGCCGACGCCGCGACCGTCGTGATCCGGCCGGGGCGGGGCTGGCGCGGTCACACGGCGGGCCAGTACGTGCGGATCGGCGTCGACGTCGACGGGGTGCGCCTGTGGCGCGCCTACTCCCTCACGTCGCCGACGGACCGGCGGGACGGACGCGTCACGATCACCGTGAAGGCGATCCCGGACGGCAAGGTCAGCAACCACCTGGTCCGCAGGGCGACGCCGGGGACGCTGATCCACCTCGACCAGGCGACCGGTGACTTCGTGCTGCCGCGGGCCAGGCCCGCCAAGGTGCTCTACCTGACGGCCGGCAGCGGCATCACGCCCGTGATGGGCATGCTGCGCGACAGCGGGCTCGACGACGTCGTCCTGGTCCACAGCGCGCCGCGGCCGCAGGACGTGATCTTCCGCGACGAACTGCACCGCATGGTCGCGGACGGAAAGTTGCGGCTCACCGAGGTGCACAGCGACACGGACGGCATGCTCGACGTCACCCGCCTCGAAGAACTCGTGCCCGACTGGGCCGAGCGCGAGACCTGGGCCTGCGGGCCCGCGGGCCTGCTCGACGCCGCCGAGAAGCACTGGAGCGAGCACGGCGTACCGGAGCGCCTGCACACCGAGCGCTTCCGCCCCGGCGTCGTCGTCGCCGGCGACGGCGGCGAGGTCACCTTCAGCGTCACCGGCAGGACCGCCGACGCGGGCGGCGCCACGCCGCTGCTGGACGTCGGCGAGCAGGCCGGCGTGCTCATGCCCTCCGGGTGCCGCATGGGCATCTGCTTCGGCTGCCTCACGCCGCTCAAGGCGGGCGCCGTCCGCGACCTGCGCACCGGCGAGATCACCGAGGCCGAGCCGGGCGTCCTCATCCAGACCTGCGTGTCCGCCGCCGCGGGCCCCTGTGACATCGAACGGTAG
- a CDS encoding fatty acid desaturase family protein: MTAIDPTAHLTAEQIEELGRELDAIRDEVIAGRGEKDAAYIRKVISAQRKLELVSRGVLLFSIFPPAWLIGTAGLSVAKIMDNMEIGHNILHGQWDWMRDPKIHSTTWEWDHVSPAEQWKHSHNELHHTYTNVIGKDNDLGYGIMRVDEDQKWHPFHLGQPLWNFLNACFFEYGIAAYDLELGKNLSSERRRKNPEFRERARAVGRKIRKQVLKDYVIHPLLSGPSFLTTLGATFTANLVRNIWSHSVIMCGHFPEGVQVFERRSIKGETRGQWYLRQMMGSANISGSKAMHFMTGNLSHQIEHHLFPDLPSNRYAEVAVKVRALFEKYELEYVSGPLPKQVLSAWSKVFRLSLPNRKSEARTPEREPELLAA, encoded by the coding sequence TTGACCGCCATCGACCCCACCGCCCACCTGACCGCGGAGCAGATCGAGGAGCTCGGCCGCGAGCTGGACGCGATCCGTGACGAGGTGATCGCCGGCCGCGGAGAGAAGGACGCCGCCTACATCCGCAAGGTCATCTCGGCGCAGCGCAAGCTGGAGCTGGTGAGCAGGGGTGTGCTGCTGTTCTCGATCTTCCCGCCCGCGTGGCTGATCGGCACCGCCGGTCTGTCCGTGGCGAAGATCATGGACAACATGGAGATCGGGCACAACATCCTGCACGGCCAGTGGGACTGGATGCGGGACCCGAAGATCCACTCCACCACCTGGGAGTGGGACCACGTCTCGCCGGCCGAGCAGTGGAAGCACTCGCACAACGAGCTGCACCACACGTACACCAACGTGATCGGCAAGGACAACGACCTCGGCTACGGCATCATGCGCGTCGACGAGGACCAGAAGTGGCACCCGTTCCACCTCGGCCAGCCGCTGTGGAACTTCCTCAACGCCTGCTTCTTCGAGTACGGCATCGCGGCGTACGACCTGGAGCTGGGCAAGAACCTGTCGAGCGAGCGCCGCCGCAAGAACCCGGAGTTCCGCGAGCGGGCCAGGGCCGTGGGCCGCAAGATCCGCAAGCAGGTGCTCAAGGACTACGTGATCCACCCGCTGCTGTCGGGCCCGTCGTTCCTCACCACGCTCGGCGCCACCTTCACCGCGAACCTGGTGCGCAACATCTGGTCCCACTCGGTGATCATGTGCGGGCACTTCCCCGAGGGCGTCCAGGTCTTCGAGCGCCGGTCGATCAAGGGCGAGACGCGCGGCCAGTGGTACCTGCGCCAGATGATGGGCTCGGCGAACATCAGCGGCAGCAAGGCCATGCACTTCATGACCGGCAACCTCTCGCACCAGATCGAGCACCACCTCTTCCCGGACCTGCCGAGCAACCGCTACGCCGAGGTCGCGGTGAAGGTGCGGGCACTGTTCGAGAAGTACGAGCTGGAGTACGTCAGCGGGCCGCTGCCCAAGCAGGTCCTCTCCGCGTGGAGCAAGGTCTTCCGGCTCTCGCTGCCGAACAGGAAGTCCGAGGCCAGGACGCCGGAACGGGAACCGGAGCTGCTCGCCGCCTGA
- a CDS encoding terpene synthase family protein has translation MPQDMDFALPAATEISPALEDARRHNLDWVRRTGLTADDRSLAWYVSWDMPRLAALGFPHARGPALDLLADAMGFFFVFDDQLDGPLGRDPAGTARVCQALIDIAHGAPPPPGADPCTTAFADIRARGTDGAHPAWTARTAHEWEYYFAAQAHEARGRLRGAPAGLDAYLQVRRGIAGTDLPLSLGERAAGLTVPASAFHSPELRIMRRDAIDVTLMCNDVYSLEKEEARGDMDNLVLVLERARRLTRGQALAAARDEVDRRVRRFQDLAGQVPAVCAQLGLRERERADVAGYVDVMTAWMSGYHAWQTGTRRYRDAPRVVPPSGPGHLGQVLHTGAARPPRPGPRSFPAR, from the coding sequence GTGCCACAGGACATGGACTTCGCTCTCCCCGCCGCCACGGAGATCAGCCCGGCCCTCGAAGACGCCCGCCGGCACAACCTGGACTGGGTGCGCCGCACCGGCCTGACAGCTGACGACCGGTCCCTGGCCTGGTACGTCTCCTGGGACATGCCGCGCCTGGCCGCGCTGGGCTTCCCACACGCCCGTGGCCCCGCCCTGGACCTGCTGGCGGACGCGATGGGGTTCTTCTTCGTCTTCGACGACCAGCTCGACGGCCCCCTCGGCCGCGACCCGGCCGGGACCGCTCGCGTCTGCCAGGCGCTGATCGACATCGCGCACGGCGCCCCGCCGCCGCCCGGCGCCGACCCCTGCACGACGGCGTTCGCCGACATCCGGGCCCGCGGCACCGACGGCGCCCACCCGGCCTGGACGGCCCGCACCGCACACGAATGGGAGTACTACTTCGCCGCGCAGGCCCACGAGGCGCGTGGCCGTCTCCGCGGCGCCCCGGCCGGTCTCGACGCCTATCTCCAGGTCCGGCGCGGCATCGCGGGCACCGACCTGCCCCTCTCGCTCGGGGAACGCGCGGCGGGCCTCACCGTTCCCGCGTCCGCCTTCCACAGTCCCGAGCTGCGGATCATGCGCCGGGACGCCATCGACGTCACCCTGATGTGCAACGACGTGTACTCCCTGGAGAAGGAGGAGGCCCGCGGCGACATGGACAACCTCGTCCTCGTCCTCGAACGGGCCCGGCGCCTCACCCGCGGCCAGGCGCTCGCCGCGGCCCGCGACGAGGTGGACCGGCGCGTCCGGCGCTTCCAGGACCTGGCCGGCCAGGTGCCCGCCGTCTGCGCGCAGCTCGGCCTCCGCGAGCGGGAGCGGGCCGACGTCGCGGGCTACGTCGACGTCATGACCGCGTGGATGAGCGGCTACCACGCCTGGCAGACCGGCACCCGCCGCTACCGCGACGCACCCCGCGTCGTGCCGCCCTCGGGTCCCGGCCACCTCGGCCAGGTCCTGCACACCGGCGCCGCCCGGCCGCCGCGTCCCGGGCCGAGATCATTCCCGGCCCGGTGA
- a CDS encoding SDR family NAD(P)-dependent oxidoreductase — protein sequence MDESRDEGCDEGRDESGDEAHDEGRGEIRFDGRVVVVTGGGRGLGRAYALLLAARGAQVLVNDVGTATDGRGASPAPARAVVEEIRAAGGQALADGHDVATAAGARALVTAALERWGRLDALVNNAGISILRPLDELTDDECRRVLDTHAGGTLHMLRAVWPHMTAAGYGRIVNTCSDALFGDTGLSAYAAGKGAVLGLTTSAAAEGAAHGVKVNAVVPVAATRMSLEAVRDDERTTALLTDLFPARHVAPVVALLAHESAPCTGRLLHAAGRRTARIFLGATEGVVWTGDPAPELVRDAFPRICDTGAFRTPGSVSESMGFSLARLGAGAAGPPVLDLTSPAARE from the coding sequence GTGGACGAAAGCCGCGACGAGGGCTGCGACGAAGGCCGCGACGAGAGCGGCGACGAAGCCCATGACGAGGGCCGTGGCGAGATCCGGTTCGACGGCCGCGTGGTCGTGGTGACCGGCGGGGGCCGGGGACTGGGCCGGGCGTACGCGCTGCTCCTCGCGGCGCGCGGCGCGCAGGTCCTGGTCAACGACGTGGGGACCGCGACCGACGGACGCGGGGCGTCGCCCGCGCCCGCGAGGGCCGTCGTCGAGGAGATCCGGGCGGCGGGCGGGCAGGCGCTGGCGGACGGGCACGACGTCGCCACCGCGGCCGGCGCCCGGGCCCTCGTGACCGCCGCGCTGGAGCGCTGGGGGCGGCTGGACGCCCTGGTCAACAACGCGGGCATCTCGATCCTGCGCCCGCTGGACGAGCTCACCGACGACGAATGCCGACGGGTGCTGGACACCCACGCGGGCGGCACGCTCCACATGCTGCGGGCCGTTTGGCCGCACATGACCGCCGCCGGGTACGGACGGATCGTCAACACGTGCTCCGACGCCCTGTTCGGCGACACCGGGCTCAGCGCGTACGCCGCGGGCAAGGGCGCCGTGCTGGGGCTGACCACCTCCGCGGCGGCGGAAGGCGCCGCACACGGCGTCAAGGTCAACGCGGTCGTGCCCGTCGCCGCGACCCGCATGTCCCTGGAGGCGGTCCGGGACGACGAGCGCACGACCGCGCTGCTCACCGACCTGTTCCCCGCCCGGCACGTCGCCCCAGTGGTGGCGTTGCTCGCCCACGAGAGCGCCCCCTGCACCGGCCGGCTCCTCCACGCGGCCGGCCGGCGCACGGCCCGGATCTTCCTGGGCGCCACCGAAGGCGTCGTGTGGACGGGGGACCCCGCACCGGAGCTGGTCCGGGACGCCTTCCCGCGGATCTGCGACACCGGAGCGTTCCGCACCCCGGGGAGCGTCAGCGAGTCCATGGGCTTCTCCCTCGCCCGGCTGGGCGCCGGGGCGGCCGGGCCGCCGGTCCTCGACCTCACGTCCCCGGCCGCCCGCGAATGA